One genomic segment of Bacteroidota bacterium includes these proteins:
- a CDS encoding T9SS type A sorting domain-containing protein, which produces MRNYLLILILLISVGFSKATNWIDINDNGLIENEVSIVSQDETTTVINYKINSYSLNKVRTTEGDAFVVNSPNCTKLLEHGAPDLPKLTNSLIIPDNAKMQIEILTSSFIEVNDINIAPSKGNLLRTVDPSQVPYYYGAEYLQDSFFPQDLAQLRKPYILRDYRGQTVVFNPFQYNPITKTLRIYTDVTLKVETTSQKAENTLDRSTAPKKLSKEFQNIYQKHFLNFDKSKYTSTAEEGSIIVICHSDFIEPIQPYVDWKIQKGIETDLVELSTIGSSATAIKTYIENQYSTKNVVYILLVGDAGYVPTISASAGDSDNSYGFMTGNDHYPELFVGRFSAETVDHVQTMVERVIDYELYADATATHHETSIGIASSQGPGDDNEMDYEHIRNMHTDLLAYTYTAVTENFDGSQGGLDASGNPSASMVATDINAGCGNILYTGHGSNTAFSSSGFSNTNVNNLTNTGKLPFIWSVACVNGNFVSTTCFGEAWTRATHNNQPSGAIAALMATINQSWDPPMCGQDEMVDILVESYTNNIKRTFGGISLNGCMQMVDEYGSGGESMLDTWNLFGDPAIMVRTATPSSMTISHAPTVFLGFSQFQVNCDEDDALVSMTMNNEILGTGIASGGIAYLNFPPLSNIGVITITITAYNKITYVSTIDIVPNNGPYVMMSSFNVNDPSPANNNGLADYAEDISLNISLSNIGIELANNVTGILSCSDNNITITNNSYNFGNIDSNTVLSFSDIFGITIVNNVADQHVANFSLDLTDDLSNTWSSTFNMTINAPELSLEFLSLDDSNGNSNTRLDAGETVDIIVDNINLGLANSGVATCSISSINPYVTINNASVLLNEINSGANINAIFGITVDSLTPLGTPVTFNLDLVAGEYSTQLAINLQVGLIVEDWETNDFTSFSWEDLGYTPWIIEQVNTYEGSFAARSGAISDNGTSVLSIELNVLNDDSISFYKKVSCEPGQTWYGNYYYSDYLEFFIDNVSQGKWDGEIDWSREAYAVTSGIHSFSWAYKKDQGATSGEDATFIDYVILPAQFVNYDPFFSSTPDEVSVINENYLYEITTADLNQNQTFTIEVLQKPSWLSFFDHADGTATMNGITPSDTGTHVISLKVTDNEGASGIQNYNLVVYEDLSGINGLAQSVNFVSVYPNPVCEKALVEFELTQTSNVKLEVINLIGEKIVSFDENKYEAGSHSIEIDCENLASGVYFCRLLKNNSIFTKKFNVTK; this is translated from the coding sequence ATGAGAAATTATTTATTAATCTTAATATTATTAATATCAGTTGGTTTTTCAAAAGCAACTAACTGGATTGATATAAATGACAATGGACTTATTGAAAATGAAGTAAGTATTGTTTCGCAAGATGAAACAACTACTGTTATTAATTACAAAATAAATTCGTATTCTTTGAACAAAGTAAGAACAACTGAGGGAGATGCCTTTGTTGTAAATTCGCCAAATTGCACGAAATTATTAGAGCACGGAGCACCCGATTTGCCAAAACTTACAAACTCGCTAATCATACCTGACAATGCAAAAATGCAAATCGAGATTCTTACTTCAAGTTTTATTGAAGTCAATGATATAAATATTGCACCATCGAAAGGTAATCTTCTTAGAACGGTAGATCCCTCACAAGTTCCTTATTATTATGGAGCTGAATATCTTCAGGATAGTTTTTTTCCTCAAGATTTAGCACAACTTCGTAAGCCATACATTTTGCGAGATTATAGAGGACAAACGGTTGTTTTTAATCCTTTCCAATATAATCCTATTACAAAAACCCTTCGCATTTATACAGATGTAACACTAAAAGTGGAAACTACATCTCAAAAAGCAGAAAATACTTTGGACAGAAGCACAGCACCCAAAAAACTGAGTAAAGAGTTTCAAAATATTTATCAAAAGCATTTTTTGAATTTCGACAAATCAAAATATACAAGCACTGCCGAAGAAGGAAGTATTATTGTAATTTGTCACTCCGACTTCATTGAACCTATTCAACCTTATGTAGATTGGAAAATTCAAAAAGGAATTGAAACAGACCTTGTTGAACTAAGCACTATCGGTTCGTCTGCAACAGCTATAAAAACCTACATCGAAAATCAATATTCTACAAAAAATGTTGTTTATATTTTGTTAGTTGGCGATGCCGGCTATGTTCCTACAATTTCTGCCTCAGCGGGCGACTCAGATAATTCATATGGTTTTATGACTGGGAACGATCATTATCCTGAATTGTTTGTTGGACGTTTTTCTGCTGAAACTGTAGATCATGTTCAAACAATGGTTGAAAGAGTAATTGATTATGAATTGTATGCCGATGCCACAGCTACTCATCATGAGACAAGCATAGGAATTGCCTCAAGTCAAGGTCCTGGAGATGATAATGAAATGGACTACGAACATATTAGAAATATGCATACCGATTTATTGGCATATACCTATACGGCTGTAACAGAAAATTTTGATGGAAGCCAAGGAGGATTGGATGCTTCAGGTAACCCAAGTGCTTCAATGGTTGCCACGGATATTAATGCTGGATGTGGCAATATTCTATACACAGGTCATGGCAGTAATACTGCTTTTAGTTCATCAGGATTTTCGAATACAAATGTTAATAATCTGACAAATACCGGAAAACTTCCATTTATATGGTCGGTGGCTTGCGTTAACGGAAATTTTGTTTCAACAACTTGTTTTGGTGAAGCATGGACAAGGGCAACACATAATAACCAACCTTCCGGTGCTATTGCGGCCCTTATGGCAACAATCAATCAAAGCTGGGATCCGCCTATGTGCGGACAGGACGAAATGGTTGATATTCTTGTTGAAAGCTACACAAATAATATTAAACGAACTTTTGGTGGAATTTCTTTAAACGGATGTATGCAAATGGTTGATGAATATGGAAGTGGCGGAGAATCAATGTTAGATACCTGGAATCTATTTGGCGACCCGGCAATTATGGTTAGAACAGCTACTCCAAGCTCAATGACAATTTCGCATGCACCAACAGTTTTTCTTGGCTTTAGCCAATTTCAGGTGAACTGCGACGAAGACGATGCACTAGTTTCAATGACAATGAATAATGAAATTCTCGGAACAGGAATTGCCTCTGGTGGGATTGCATACTTAAACTTCCCTCCACTTTCTAATATTGGAGTAATTACAATTACTATTACTGCATACAATAAAATTACTTATGTTAGCACTATTGATATTGTTCCAAACAACGGACCTTATGTAATGATGAGTTCATTTAATGTAAATGACCCTTCTCCGGCAAATAATAATGGTTTGGCTGACTATGCAGAAGATATTAGTTTGAACATCTCTCTAAGTAATATTGGTATTGAGTTAGCAAATAATGTTACAGGAATCCTTTCATGTTCAGATAATAATATTACAATTACAAACAATTCGTATAACTTTGGAAACATCGACTCAAATACTGTCCTTTCGTTTTCAGATATTTTTGGAATTACAATTGTCAATAATGTAGCAGACCAACATGTAGCAAATTTTAGCTTAGATTTAACTGATGATTTATCAAACACATGGTCTTCAACTTTTAATATGACAATAAATGCACCTGAACTATCTTTGGAATTTCTAAGTTTGGACGATAGTAATGGTAATTCAAATACCAGACTTGATGCAGGAGAAACTGTAGATATTATTGTTGACAACATTAATTTAGGACTTGCAAACAGTGGAGTTGCAACTTGTAGCATTTCTTCTATCAATCCATACGTAACAATAAATAATGCTTCGGTACTTTTAAATGAAATTAATTCTGGAGCAAATATTAACGCAATTTTTGGGATTACAGTTGATTCTCTAACTCCATTAGGAACTCCGGTTACTTTTAATTTAGATTTGGTTGCCGGAGAATATTCAACACAATTAGCAATAAATCTGCAGGTTGGTTTAATTGTTGAAGACTGGGAAACTAATGATTTTACATCATTTTCATGGGAAGACTTGGGTTATACCCCTTGGATTATTGAGCAAGTAAACACCTATGAAGGTAGTTTTGCAGCTCGCTCCGGAGCAATTTCAGATAATGGAACAAGCGTACTTTCTATAGAATTAAATGTTCTTAATGATGATTCAATCTCTTTCTATAAAAAAGTATCCTGCGAGCCTGGGCAAACTTGGTATGGAAACTATTACTATTCTGACTATTTAGAATTCTTTATTGATAATGTTTCTCAAGGAAAATGGGATGGCGAAATTGATTGGTCGAGAGAAGCTTATGCAGTTACCAGTGGAATTCATTCATTTTCATGGGCATATAAAAAAGACCAAGGAGCAACTTCAGGAGAAGATGCAACATTTATAGATTATGTGATTCTACCTGCTCAATTCGTAAATTATGATCCATTTTTCTCTTCAACACCAGATGAAGTAAGTGTTATTAACGAGAATTATTTATATGAAATAACAACTGCTGACCTAAATCAAAATCAGACATTTACAATTGAAGTATTACAAAAACCAAGCTGGTTATCATTTTTCGACCATGCAGATGGCACAGCAACAATGAATGGAATTACACCTTCCGATACCGGAACACATGTTATTTCACTTAAAGTAACTGATAATGAAGGAGCTTCGGGAATTCAAAACTATAATTTGGTAGTTTATGAAGATCTTAGTGGAATTAACGGTTTAGCTCAATCAGTAAATTTTGTAAGTGTATATCCAAATCCTGTTTGTGAAAAAGCATTAGTTGAATTTGAGCTTACTCAAACCTCAAATGTTAAATTAGAAGTTATAAATTTGATTGGAGAAAAAATAGTTTCATTTGATGAAAATAAATATGAAGCAGGTTCGCATTCAATTGAAATCGATTGCGAAAATTTAGCTTCCGGCGTATATTTCTGCCGATTATTAAAGAATAATAGTATATTTACAAAGAAATTTAATGTAACAAAATAG
- the gldA gene encoding gliding motility-associated ABC transporter ATP-binding subunit GldA: MSIEVINTTKIFDKQKALDNVSFKINSGEIVGFLGPNGAGKSTMMRIITGFIPQTSGEVYVNGLNILENTISAQQQIGYLPENNPLYLDMYVREYLEFISGIFKMKAKLKSKIDEIVEKTGLTIEQNKKIGTLSKGYRQRLGLAQVLIHDPNVLILDEPTSGLDPNQIIEIRNLIASVGKEKTVMLSTHIMQEVEAICDRVIIINRGKIVADDNSENFKKSIDDKTQTIVVEFNAETEANKLRKIDGVIRAEMSKDKKNWFIQSKSNTDIRPKVFNFAVGNNLVVLSMQKQEKNLEKIFQELTVGKK, translated from the coding sequence ATGTCTATTGAAGTAATAAATACAACGAAAATTTTTGATAAGCAAAAAGCATTAGATAATGTTTCATTTAAAATAAATAGCGGTGAAATAGTTGGATTTTTAGGACCGAATGGAGCTGGAAAATCAACCATGATGCGGATAATTACAGGTTTTATTCCTCAAACTTCCGGTGAAGTTTATGTCAATGGATTAAATATTCTTGAGAACACAATTTCTGCCCAACAACAAATTGGGTATCTGCCGGAAAATAATCCGCTATATTTGGACATGTACGTGAGAGAATATCTTGAATTTATTTCAGGGATATTTAAAATGAAAGCTAAATTGAAGAGTAAAATTGATGAGATTGTCGAAAAAACTGGTTTGACAATTGAGCAAAACAAAAAAATTGGAACTCTCTCGAAAGGATACCGTCAACGACTTGGATTAGCGCAAGTTTTGATTCATGATCCTAATGTATTGATTCTTGATGAACCAACTTCAGGCTTAGATCCTAATCAAATAATTGAAATTAGAAATTTGATTGCATCAGTTGGAAAAGAAAAGACTGTTATGCTTTCTACACATATCATGCAGGAAGTGGAAGCAATTTGCGATAGAGTAATAATTATTAACAGAGGCAAAATTGTTGCAGACGATAATTCAGAAAATTTCAAGAAAAGCATTGATGATAAAACCCAAACAATTGTTGTAGAGTTTAATGCCGAAACAGAAGCGAATAAACTCAGAAAAATTGATGGTGTTATTCGAGCAGAAATGTCGAAGGATAAAAAAAACTGGTTTATTCAAAGTAAATCAAATACAGATATTCGCCCAAAGGTTTTTAATTTTGCTGTAGGTAATAATCTTGTTGTTCTTTCGATGCAAAAACAAGAGAAGAATCTTGAGAAAATATTTCAGGAATTGACTGTTGGGAAAAAGTAG
- a CDS encoding tetratricopeptide repeat protein: MKKASRIKFVVWFLAIVLLSGCSGLSKMQKRSSELKYSASPEILEMHADDVALEIKGNFPAKYFSKKATITVQPVLKYGTKEKNLKSITLQGENVEANNVVINFEEGGGFTIKDNFPYSDEMKKSELELRISASVKSKSIELPAIKIADGIIATPKLLKADAQPIVGEDKFKRIIPESQQADIHYLIQQSGLRNSELRAEDVKLLKTYIKESNTKENFKFTGVELSSYASPDGELDLNEKLSQRRDKSAIKFLKKELRRSKVEGYKDDKFYTSKTTAEDWKGFEKLMQASDIQDKQLVLRVLQMYSDPIVREKEIKNMAKVYTELADEILPKLRRSKLTVNIDVIGLTNEELIDKATRVPDTLTNEELLFAANLADDNKTKLAIYESTASSFPKDWRAMNNIGVIYVEQNNIEGAKKAFENAKRANENSTVLNNLGVIELLMGNFDEAETYFKAGMGAGQEVNHNLGIVNIKKGDYSSAISKFGKEASFNVVLAKILSKDYSGALSTIEKIKNKDAMTFYLKAIIGARQDNKDLAMNSLRSAISQDPTLSGQAKTDLEFFKYFEDDTFKGIVK; the protein is encoded by the coding sequence AGATACTCGAAATGCACGCCGACGATGTTGCATTAGAGATAAAAGGAAATTTTCCTGCAAAATATTTTAGCAAAAAAGCTACAATTACTGTTCAACCTGTATTAAAATATGGAACTAAGGAGAAAAACTTAAAATCCATTACTTTGCAAGGCGAAAATGTTGAAGCTAATAATGTTGTAATAAATTTTGAAGAAGGTGGTGGATTTACAATAAAAGATAATTTTCCTTATTCTGATGAAATGAAAAAATCTGAATTAGAGTTAAGAATCTCGGCATCTGTAAAATCAAAATCAATTGAATTGCCGGCAATAAAAATTGCAGACGGAATAATTGCAACTCCAAAACTTCTTAAAGCTGATGCTCAACCAATTGTTGGAGAGGACAAATTCAAAAGAATCATCCCCGAATCGCAACAAGCTGACATTCATTATTTAATACAACAGTCAGGTTTACGGAATTCAGAATTGAGAGCTGAGGACGTAAAACTTCTAAAAACTTACATAAAAGAATCGAATACTAAAGAAAACTTTAAGTTTACTGGCGTTGAACTTTCTTCATATGCTTCTCCTGATGGCGAACTTGATCTAAACGAAAAATTGTCGCAAAGAAGAGATAAATCTGCAATCAAATTTTTGAAAAAAGAACTTAGAAGAAGTAAAGTCGAAGGTTATAAAGATGACAAATTTTATACATCTAAAACTACTGCCGAAGACTGGAAAGGATTTGAAAAATTAATGCAAGCATCAGATATTCAAGACAAACAATTAGTTCTTCGTGTTCTTCAAATGTATTCCGATCCTATTGTTCGCGAAAAAGAAATCAAAAACATGGCGAAAGTTTATACAGAACTTGCTGATGAGATTTTACCTAAACTTCGTAGATCTAAACTTACAGTAAATATTGATGTAATTGGACTAACAAACGAAGAATTAATTGATAAAGCAACAAGAGTTCCTGATACTTTAACTAATGAAGAATTACTATTTGCTGCAAATTTGGCAGATGACAACAAAACGAAACTTGCCATTTATGAATCTACAGCAAGTTCTTTTCCAAAAGATTGGAGAGCAATGAACAATATTGGAGTTATTTATGTTGAACAAAATAATATTGAAGGTGCAAAAAAAGCCTTTGAAAATGCAAAAAGAGCTAATGAAAACTCAACTGTATTAAACAATCTTGGAGTTATTGAATTGTTGATGGGTAATTTTGATGAAGCTGAAACTTACTTTAAAGCAGGTATGGGTGCAGGACAAGAAGTTAATCATAATCTTGGAATAGTAAATATTAAAAAAGGAGATTATTCTTCAGCTATCAGCAAGTTTGGGAAAGAAGCATCTTTTAATGTAGTTCTTGCAAAAATTTTATCGAAAGATTATAGCGGAGCTTTATCAACTATCGAAAAAATTAAAAACAAAGATGCAATGACATTCTATCTTAAAGCAATAATTGGTGCAAGACAAGATAATAAAGATTTAGCAATGAATAGTTTACGTTCAGCAATTAGTCAAGACCCAACACTTTCCGGTCAAGCAAAAACCGATCTTGAGTTTTTTAAATATTTCGAAGACGATACTTTCAAAGGTATTGTAAAATAA